Proteins found in one Misgurnus anguillicaudatus chromosome 3, ASM2758022v2, whole genome shotgun sequence genomic segment:
- the LOC141363563 gene encoding uncharacterized protein: protein MSALKRNYKCFVLGCTNEHQSLYRLPQSESLRTSWLDFIFYGNVPKKIPRMLHVCANHFTPDCFKNESQFNAGLSTSLILNNESIPTLRSQTVKSEQDVSGVSVCGITDQTSTEVLVSVCNGEEEKTSVNLLDCGMELKQEITEEEEQTDEGDLIHSDLNVKLESFQSNNMEEKPHRFIPGGESLSCLKTEILSDNDFCTCSRCGKIFNSQSDLKAHMQNHTKERPYSCDQCGKTFTQKASLNMHKKIHTGGRPYSCDQCGKIFLYKSQFITHKRTHTGEKPHGCDLCEKSFVSKLNLDVHRRTHTGEKPYICDLCKKRFASKVNLNVHRRTHTEEKPYGCDLCGQTFNYKFYLVVHRRIHTGEKPYSCDQCERTFISKTPLSVHRKIHNREKSYGCDLCGQTFGFKSHLTEHRRIHNSEKPYSCDLCGQTFGFKSHLTEHRIIHTGEKPYSCDQCGETFIRRFRLDIHKRIHAEEKP, encoded by the exons ATGTCTGCGCTGAAGAGGAattacaaatgttttgttttgggaTGTACCAATGAACATCAGAGTCTCTATAGACTCCCACAATCTGAGTCACTGAGGACATCGTGGTTAGATTTCATTTTTTATGGCAATGTCCCAAAGAAAATACCTAGAATGTTACACGTTTGCGCCAATCATTTTACACCAGACTGCTTCAAAAATGAGAGTCAGTTCAACGCTGGATTATCAACCAGCTTGATTCTGAATAATGAGTCAATACCAACGCTTCGTTCTCAAACCGTAAAATCAGAACAA GATGTATCTGGTGTCTCTGTTTGTGGCATCACTGATCAAACATCTACAGAGGTTCTGGTTTCTGTCTGTAATGGAGAAGAAGAGAAGACATCAGTAAATCTGCTGGACTGTGGGATGGAGCTGAAACAAGAAatcacagaagaagaagaacaGACAGATGAAGGGGATCTGATACATTCAG ACCTGAATGTGAAGTTGGAAAGTTTTCAATCAAATAACATGGAGGAGAAACCTCATCGTTTTATACCTGGAGGAGAATCTCTGAGCTGCTTGAAGACCGAGATTTTGTCAGACAACGATTTTTGTACGTGCTCTAGGTGTGGAAAAATATTCAATAGTCAGTCCGACCTTAAAGCGCACATGCAAAATCACACTAAAGAAAGACCTTACAGTTGTGACCAGTGTGGAAAGACGTTCACTCAAAAGGCAAGCTTAAATATGCACAAGAAAATTCACACTGGAGGAAGACCTTACAGTTGTGACCAGTGTGGAAAGATCTTCCTTTATAAATCCCAATTTATTACGCACAAGAGAACTCACACAGGAGAAAAGCCTCACGGTTGTGACCTGTGTGAAAAGAGCTTCGTTTCTAAGTTAAACCTTGATGTGCACAGGAGAACTCACACAGGAGAAAAGCCTTATATTTGTGACCTGTGTAAAAAGAGATTCGCTTCTAAGGTAAACCTTAATGTGCACAGGCGAACTCACACAGAAGAAAAGCCTTACGGTTGTGACCTGTGTGGACAAACTTTCAATTATAAGTTCTACCTTGTTGTGCACaggagaattcacactggagaaaagcctTACAGTTGTGACCAGTGTGAACGGACTTTCATCTCTAAGACCCCCCTTTCTGTGCATAGGAAAATTCACAATAGAGAAAAGTCTTACGGTTGTGACCTGTGTGGACAGACCTTCGGCTTTAAGTCCCACCTTACTGAGCACAGGAGAATTCACAATAGTGAAAAGCCTTACAGTTGTGACCTGTGTGGACAGACCTTTGGCTTTAAGTCCCACCTTACTGAGCACAGGataattcacactggagaaaagcctTACAGTTGTGACCAGTGTGGAGAGACCTTCATTCGTAGGTTTAGGCTTGATATACACAAAAGAATTCATGCTGAAGAAAAGCCTTAG